The stretch of DNA TTCTGCATAATTACTGACTAACCAAGATCCAAAAGAGTTCTTTTTTTCCACAATTAACAAGACAGAATTCATGACTACACTCATACCTCCTGAatttttttcgtctttttttGGCTTCTCGGTCTTTGGTTTTTTCTCAGATTTCTTTTCCTTCTTCTTGTCCTGTGCTGGCTGGTTTTTGGCTGGTTCGGGGGCAGCAGTAGGGGGCGGAATAGTGGGCAAGGCTGCGACAGGTGCGGCCTGTTGGGGTGTTGCACCTTTTCCACTGGATGGCAAGGCAACTTGCTGAACTGGAAACAGTTTTAAACAGcatattaaaaagaaaaaactttTATGCATAAAGTGGTTGGTTACAAACCTCCATTTCTGATTTCCCAGTACTCCAGTTCTTTCTTTAGTTTGGTAGCCTCTGCTTTAAGTTTTTCATTCTCTTTTTTCAGAGACTCTACCTGTGCCTAAAAATCGGGTAGAGGAAGATGAAATTTAGTGGATTATATTCTTTCTAGAATATTGTGGGTATTTTTAcaacacatttttttactcACTCAAATATTGGATATTGACATATTTGTAAAAGTGATACATGTTTGTATCCCATGtaacaaaagataaaagaCTATTCTAGATATCAGGTTCTTCGAACCGTCTACAGCATTTCTGGCAAGTTGCTGGCTGATGCTTGTGCTGCTTGCTTAAAAATTTAAATCAATGATTGaggcctgtagccaggattttgagtctgggagggggggttgtttattttctctttggTAGCTTGTTCTATCACGTAGTGGGCCTTAATTTTCTTTAATTAGAGCAGACCTTTCAGTTGAGTGGGGGGTTCTTCAAAAACCCCTGGAACCCCCCTGTAGGGTGGCTTAGCAATTTTTTGAGAAATGActgatcttttttttaaaaaataacaaaattgtttctccctccccccctgagTCTCAGACTTTTGGCACCCCCTGAAAAAGTTATTTACTTGACCTAAGGAATATAtgtgccaagtttggtgcttctACTAAAAAGTGCACAAAACAGCCATTTTTTTGCGCTAAGCCACCCTACtactggctacgggcctgtataTGTCTGCCCAATCTTTAAGTGAATCATGAAATTATCATGCCACCTTAACAACTTAATTAATTACTTTCTTTATTTCAGTAGAGTGTACTGCAATATTTTGAGAATCGCAAAATATTGGTGAGATggaaaatttaaataataagTGTAAGAAGGTAAATACCTGTGAGCTTGGAGATTGTGCCTTTTCTGAAACATGAAAAATACATCACAAAAAGCTTTAACAAGATTAGTGGGATAGAAAAGAACAACATATCTACATGTTTCATAGTACATGGATAAAAATTCATCGAGCACTAAATTGTTTTCAGTAGTACTACTAGCGCCTGTCCTTTTGTTGCCTTTTTTAAATTCGCTAAAGATTTGATATATCCAGGCGAGATCCCGTCCTCTAAATGTTAAGTAATTACTTACCGGCTGCCTTTTGCAGACACTGCAGATGCCCTTTTAGAAGTTCGACTAGCTCCTCGGCCTGATCCGCTCGCTTGCCCATGCGCTGCAGTACCTCATTATCGCTTACCATGCTTGTTCGGATCTGTAATACTCCAGAACCAGCGGACAAACGAGAGAGAGACGGAGGAATGTGATGAAATCTTGATAATCTCGAAAGCATGGAAGGGGAACGTGTAACACAGAAAACAGCCGGTCAGCGGTCTTGCTAAGTAAATTATTTCTAGCACCCAGTATCCCTCGTCAAGTTAGGAACGCCTTGTGAAAATCACTTTCCCGGGTGAGAAACTGCAAAAActtattttcgcttttccCATTGCTGTAAACTATATCTCTGCCATGAGTGATATGCTAAAGTTTCTTAGCCTTGTAGGGCAGCTGAAGAGAACCAAACGTACAGGGTGGGTTGACCACGGCGTAAAGGCACCAGAAAGCGTCTCGGATCACATGTATCGCATGGCggttatttgttttcttcttccctCAAAATCCACCGCTGCAACCGGCGACACGTTAAACAAAGACCACTGCATAAAGATCGCTCTAGTTCACGACATCGCGGAATGCATTGTAGGGGACCTCGCACCATCTGACGGTGTAAGCAAAGAGGAAAAACACAAGAGAGAAAAGGCAGCCATGGAAGAGTTAGCAATACTTGCTGGCGAAGAGGCAGGGAAAGAGATATACGAGTTATGGGAGGAATACGAATTTCAGAAATCACCTGAGGCGAAATTTGTGAAAGACGTGGATCGTTTTGAGATGATCTTGCAAGCGCATGAGTACGAGACGGAGGAACACAAGACCGAATGGTTGCAAGACTTTTTTGATAGTACAAAGGGGAAGtttggtcaccctgtggttAAAGACTGGGTAGCTTCATTGAACAAGGCGAGGGTGGATAATAAACAACAGACGTCATAGCCAGACCTACTACTGGTGGTTAAACACATTTGTTGCTGACTTTAAATCATGGGCAATGGATATGGGGTGTATATACATATACTAAATTTATTCAAAAATAGGGGTTCTTTTGCCATTCAATTTTTCAGCCTTCCACCAAACAAATAATGTGCTTAAAAAACAAAGCTATTGTCCGCCATCATTTCAAAATTTCTATCGGTGCTTAGGGTTGAGATACAGATGGTTTTCATCAGGTGTAGggtgtttctttttaattttgttggTAAAAGATGCAAAGCTTATTTTGAATTCATTTAAAGGTTATATTTTAAGGAATGttaaaataacaatataagCATTTATTATTTATCCCCCACAAATGTATTGCTATGTAACAAGTCCCCTagcctagtccccaggcttCTCCTTTGTCAGCTCAGGCCCCATAATGCAACAcggtcacattttttttcaaagtggCGGATTGTTGTAGTGCTGACATTCCTTGGGCAAGCAACAAATCATATGTGATGTCCAAAAAAGAAGCCATGCAGCGAAAAGGAGCCTTGGGACGAGGCTACAAGTTAGCATCTATATGGAGCAGAAGGATAGGAAATGATGACTTTAACACACAACATTTTCACTACAatgtatatttatttatactcTGATATGCTCAC from Nematostella vectensis chromosome 8, jaNemVect1.1, whole genome shotgun sequence encodes:
- the LOC5519361 gene encoding aminoacyl tRNA synthase complex-interacting multifunctional protein 1 produces the protein MLSRLSRFHHIPPSLSRLSAGSGVLQIRTSMVSDNEVLQRMGKRADQAEELVELLKGHLQCLQKAAEKAQSPSSQAQVESLKKENEKLKAEATKLKKELEYWEIRNGVQQVALPSSGKGATPQQAAPVAALPTIPPPTAAPEPAKNQPAQDKKKEKKSEKKPKTEKPKKDEKNSGAADISVSRLNFMVGKIQSIKKHPDADSLFVEEIDVGEAAPRTICSGLNGHIEMSSLQDAMVVILANLKPVKMRGIFSQGMVMCCNRDEKWTVVVPPEGAAPGDRVVFDGQEGEPDAQLNPKKKVWETLAPDFKTNSEGQPCFRDLPFTVRGKGVCASGGIIDGVVR
- the LOC5519397 gene encoding 5'-deoxynucleotidase HDDC2; this translates as MSDMLKFLSLVGQLKRTKRTGWVDHGVKAPESVSDHMYRMAVICFLLPSKSTAATGDTLNKDHCIKIALVHDIAECIVGDLAPSDGVSKEEKHKREKAAMEELAILAGEEAGKEIYELWEEYEFQKSPEAKFVKDVDRFEMILQAHEYETEEHKTEWLQDFFDSTKGKFGHPVVKDWVASLNKARVDNKQQTS